The following are encoded together in the Thalassolituus oleivorans MIL-1 genome:
- the rpsU gene encoding 30S ribosomal protein S21 encodes MPAVKVKENEPFDVALRRFKRSCEKAGVLSEVRRREHYEKPTWIRKRKAAAAVKRHLKKVQREQRKMVRLY; translated from the coding sequence ATGCCAGCTGTAAAAGTTAAAGAAAACGAGCCGTTTGACGTTGCGTTACGCCGCTTCAAGCGTTCATGTGAAAAAGCCGGTGTACTGTCTGAAGTACGTCGTCGTGAACATTACGAAAAGCCAACCTGGATCCGCAAGCGTAAAGCAGCGGCTGCAGTGAAGCGTCACCTGAAGAAAGTACAGCGCGAACAGCGTAAAATGGTGCGTTTGTACTAA
- a CDS encoding GatB/YqeY domain-containing protein: MSLIATIKDAVKAAMRAKDKQRLTALRSIQAEFKRIEVDERIEVDDARALAVLDKMTKQRRDSLSQYREAGRDDLADIEQFEIDVLYEFLPEALSEEELAKLVADAVAQSGAASMQDMGKVMGILKPQVQGRADMAQISQLVKSQLG, encoded by the coding sequence ATGAGCTTGATAGCGACCATCAAAGATGCCGTAAAGGCAGCGATGCGCGCAAAAGATAAGCAACGCCTAACTGCGCTGCGTTCTATTCAAGCTGAGTTCAAACGCATAGAAGTCGACGAGCGCATTGAAGTAGATGATGCTCGCGCGCTTGCGGTACTCGATAAAATGACCAAACAGCGTCGTGACTCCCTTTCTCAGTATCGGGAAGCAGGGCGTGATGATCTGGCAGATATTGAACAGTTCGAAATTGATGTACTGTACGAATTTTTGCCAGAAGCCTTGAGCGAAGAAGAGTTGGCCAAACTGGTGGCTGATGCCGTTGCACAGTCCGGTGCTGCAAGTATGCAGGACATGGGCAAAGTCATGGGCATCCTAAAACCACAGGTGCAAGGTCGTGCCGATATGGCACAGATCAGTCAACTAGTGAAGTCTCAACTGGGCTGA
- the tsaD gene encoding tRNA (adenosine(37)-N6)-threonylcarbamoyltransferase complex transferase subunit TsaD: MRVLGLETSCDETGIALYDSELGLLSHRIYTQIAVHAEYGGVVPELASRDHVRKAMPLIREVMAEAGLTLADLDGVAFTRGPGLVGALLVGACLGRSLAWALGIPAVGVHHMEGHLLAPMLEENAPEFPFIALLVSGGHTQLVQVEGIGQYTLLGESLDDAAGEAFDKAAKMMGLPYPGGPELSRLADSGNAKRFRFPRPMTDRPGLDFSFSGLKTFTRTTILDCAEDGVLCDTDKADISAGFQDAVVETLAIKCRRAMKQTGIYRLIIAGGVGANRSLRARLQETAAELGGEVYYPRPELCTDNGAMIAYAGTQRLLAGECSDLAVTAVPRWPMTELKPLDTKHG, from the coding sequence ATGCGGGTTCTGGGACTGGAAACGTCATGTGACGAGACCGGTATTGCCTTATATGACAGTGAGCTTGGGCTGCTGTCACATCGAATTTATACGCAAATAGCCGTTCATGCAGAATATGGCGGCGTTGTGCCTGAATTAGCGTCACGCGATCATGTACGCAAGGCTATGCCCCTCATTCGTGAGGTTATGGCTGAAGCTGGTTTAACATTAGCTGATCTCGACGGTGTTGCCTTTACGCGCGGTCCTGGCTTAGTCGGGGCCTTACTCGTTGGTGCGTGCTTAGGTCGTAGTTTGGCGTGGGCTCTCGGGATTCCGGCGGTAGGTGTACACCATATGGAAGGCCATTTGTTGGCGCCTATGCTGGAAGAAAACGCGCCGGAGTTTCCGTTTATTGCGCTGCTTGTATCGGGCGGTCATACCCAGTTGGTGCAAGTTGAGGGCATTGGTCAGTACACCTTATTAGGTGAGTCATTAGATGATGCTGCCGGTGAAGCGTTTGATAAAGCCGCGAAAATGATGGGTTTACCTTATCCAGGGGGCCCTGAACTCAGTCGTTTGGCTGATTCGGGAAATGCTAAGCGTTTTCGTTTTCCTCGCCCAATGACCGATCGTCCCGGTTTGGATTTTAGTTTTAGTGGTTTAAAAACCTTTACGCGTACAACCATTCTTGATTGTGCCGAAGATGGCGTGCTGTGCGATACCGATAAAGCGGATATTTCCGCGGGATTCCAAGATGCGGTGGTTGAAACGTTAGCCATTAAATGTCGACGGGCGATGAAGCAAACGGGTATTTACCGTTTAATTATTGCCGGTGGGGTCGGTGCTAATCGTTCTTTGCGTGCGCGTCTACAAGAAACAGCGGCTGAGTTGGGGGGGGAGGTCTATTACCCTCGCCCTGAATTGTGTACGGATAATGGCGCTATGATTGCCTATGCGGGTACGCAACGTTTACTCGCGGGGGAATGCTCAGATCTCGCGGTGACAGCGGTTCCGCGTTGGCCGATGACGGAATTAAAACCTCTGGATACCAAACATGGATAA
- the folB gene encoding dihydroneopterin aldolase: MDKVFIRGLQVDAVIGVYDWEKQVRQPLIFDLEMAWDIRVAAATDDLIHALNYQAVTEFIERFVREQHFQLLESLLERLAAGLRQEFGMPWLGIRVEKPAVVPQAKAVGLYIERGDS, from the coding sequence ATGGATAAGGTATTCATTCGTGGTTTACAGGTTGACGCAGTCATCGGTGTTTATGATTGGGAAAAGCAGGTACGCCAACCATTAATTTTCGATCTCGAAATGGCGTGGGATATTCGCGTAGCAGCTGCCACCGATGATTTAATTCATGCGTTAAATTATCAAGCGGTAACTGAATTTATCGAACGCTTTGTGCGCGAGCAGCATTTTCAATTGTTGGAATCATTACTTGAGCGTTTAGCTGCCGGTTTGCGCCAAGAGTTTGGTATGCCGTGGTTGGGTATTCGCGTGGAAAAGCCAGCCGTTGTGCCACAAGCAAAAGCGGTTGGTTTGTATATCGAGCGGGGCGATAGTTAA
- a CDS encoding flagellar assembly protein FlgT — MRTFLFVSLMALVSLSAPAQALTVEVVGEAALTGAVSYAREQALKDALQQATLRGGAQISSTQLMEHGVIEQDEVRVQSNAQVRDVEVLWEDSHDGVYQVAIRAEVSSQAMCPGSSQRYRKAIAIAGFGLAQPQQATYGRLENVEQALPRVLVNTLNGRGNVHVMDASRISLYQDPRRAPSTETAQQRLTTSVALATQLGAQYVVSGVVRDLDFEPEEQKRGFSLLDSVGFGHKNRQRQFVVDVFVHDGLSGAMLFQRSYHTQGAWGERPDANVGFATPSFWRTNYGDQVKDVLTTVADDVGEVLRCQPFMARIVKARGNRLHIEASAGAGIRPGDKFQVYRTGTFYNLDLEPRTELTDMATVVTVKQVQPQFIIADMASSAEHMSIQRDDMVIAW; from the coding sequence ATGCGTACTTTCTTGTTTGTGAGCTTGATGGCCCTTGTGTCGCTTTCGGCGCCTGCACAGGCGCTAACGGTTGAGGTGGTGGGCGAGGCGGCTCTGACCGGAGCGGTATCTTATGCTCGTGAGCAGGCATTGAAAGACGCGCTGCAACAGGCGACCTTGCGCGGTGGTGCGCAAATTAGCAGCACCCAATTAATGGAGCACGGCGTGATTGAACAAGACGAAGTGCGTGTGCAAAGTAATGCTCAAGTGCGCGATGTCGAAGTATTGTGGGAAGACAGTCATGATGGTGTGTATCAAGTTGCTATTCGTGCTGAAGTTAGTAGCCAAGCTATGTGCCCTGGTTCATCTCAACGTTACCGTAAAGCGATCGCTATCGCAGGTTTCGGATTAGCACAACCGCAACAAGCGACCTATGGGCGCTTGGAAAATGTAGAACAGGCGTTACCTAGGGTGTTGGTCAATACCCTCAATGGGCGTGGCAATGTGCATGTTATGGATGCCTCGCGAATCAGTTTGTATCAAGACCCTCGTCGTGCTCCTTCTACCGAGACAGCGCAGCAAAGATTGACCACCTCGGTTGCGTTAGCGACTCAGCTCGGCGCGCAATATGTAGTATCTGGTGTTGTTCGTGATTTAGATTTTGAACCAGAAGAGCAAAAACGAGGATTCTCCTTGTTGGATAGCGTGGGTTTTGGCCATAAAAATCGCCAACGTCAGTTTGTAGTCGATGTGTTTGTACACGACGGTTTAAGTGGCGCTATGTTATTTCAGCGCAGCTATCACACCCAAGGTGCTTGGGGCGAGCGCCCAGATGCCAATGTGGGTTTCGCAACCCCGTCATTTTGGCGCACAAATTATGGCGATCAAGTGAAGGATGTATTAACGACCGTTGCCGATGATGTAGGTGAAGTCTTACGCTGCCAGCCTTTTATGGCTCGTATTGTAAAAGCGCGTGGTAACCGGTTGCACATTGAAGCAAGCGCTGGAGCGGGGATTCGTCCGGGTGATAAGTTTCAAGTGTATCGTACCGGTACATTTTATAATCTTGATTTAGAACCTCGTACTGAATTAACTGATATGGCCACTGTGGTCACGGTTAAGCAAGTACAGCCGCAGTTTATTATTGCCGATATGGCGTCATCCGCAGAACATATGTCGATTCAACGTGATGACATGGTCATAGCTTGGTAA
- a CDS encoding DMT family transporter encodes MFQSANTGEIMLIIVAYLFVIFIWSTTPVAIQFSLGGLDFFTAVSLRMWLSALLSLPLLLILGQRLVLTRPALMSYVAGSLGVYGAMMSVYWGAAYIPSGLISVLYGLSPMLSGALAYWWLGERELTPARMIALLIALCGLALVVSARMMLDAESWRGILGTVVSVLCFAASAVWVKAANAGLHPMVQTSGTLWVSSLAYALSLPWFGVHIPDAWPFSSMLGLGYLVVFGSLLGFMLYFLVLKHLPTSRVTLITLIAPVLAVLWGYLLRDERLQWSSAGGAALLLSGLALYQWHQSMDRCLRWLWPFKAKTEVANAMDIRAAQQEKH; translated from the coding sequence ATGTTTCAATCAGCAAATACAGGTGAAATCATGCTGATTATTGTTGCTTATTTATTCGTTATATTTATTTGGTCGACAACTCCTGTCGCTATTCAATTTAGTTTAGGGGGCCTCGATTTTTTTACGGCAGTGTCACTGCGTATGTGGCTTAGCGCCTTGTTGTCGTTGCCCCTATTACTGATTTTGGGGCAACGATTAGTGTTAACTCGTCCTGCTTTAATGAGCTATGTCGCCGGTAGTTTAGGCGTGTATGGCGCCATGATGTCGGTTTACTGGGGGGCGGCTTATATTCCTTCTGGTTTAATCTCAGTGCTATATGGCCTGTCGCCTATGCTATCGGGAGCGCTTGCTTATTGGTGGTTGGGCGAACGCGAATTAACGCCGGCGCGGATGATTGCGCTCTTGATTGCATTGTGTGGTTTGGCGTTAGTCGTATCGGCACGCATGATGTTAGATGCTGAGTCTTGGCGCGGCATTTTGGGGACCGTCGTGTCGGTGTTGTGCTTTGCGGCGAGTGCCGTTTGGGTGAAAGCTGCGAATGCGGGACTGCATCCTATGGTGCAAACCAGCGGTACGCTTTGGGTCTCATCATTGGCCTATGCGCTGTCACTGCCATGGTTTGGGGTGCATATTCCCGACGCGTGGCCGTTTAGCTCAATGCTAGGTTTGGGGTATTTGGTGGTGTTTGGTTCTTTGTTGGGCTTCATGTTGTATTTCTTGGTGCTCAAACATTTACCGACGTCACGGGTCACTCTTATTACTTTAATTGCGCCCGTTCTGGCCGTGCTATGGGGATATTTGTTGCGTGATGAACGGTTGCAATGGAGCTCTGCAGGTGGAGCGGCGTTATTGTTGAGTGGCTTAGCCTTGTATCAATGGCATCAGTCGATGGATCGGTGCTTGCGGTGGTTATGGCCATTTAAGGCTAAGACTGAGGTGGCCAACGCGATGGATATTCGCGCAGCCCAGCAAGAAAAACATTAA
- the traF gene encoding conjugal transfer protein TraF → MTIKPSLLATAVAAISALSVHTAMATPFLPMDARGLAMGDTGVASAKLAHAPAFNPSLLSQARNEDDFAIIFPSVGVVVADEEELIDSANDISDITVPKFEDLFDDASSNNFNSAVNNVQASSTALVNELNSLGNSDGRTNAQKADDLRTANQNFADDLDEVNSKLSEVNSVTKELTDSLNSISGDPIRGRAGVGMAVAMPGKKFAAALSVNADVHFSGRTIFTGTDQNLITAYGVAAQGYVDIAQAIPTDINTLADDVEAGASPTDIQTAATSIQDSLDEFQNYTSDDVETADGSIKIFNGGDISNEAENPNLDSRVEIVAVGIADVGLSFSREFTIADRKVAIGVTPKLQTIETYHYITEMDNEDDIETSDIEDSRATYSHINLDIGASMRLGENNQWMVGVVAKNLISKDFDLSDAPVRGSSNNLVVEGGTVSLKPQFRAGVSYSNNWVTVAGDLDLVENDPIAYEQATQYAAIGAEFDLYETFQVRAGYRTNLSASNSEVVSLGFGLSPFGVHIDIAALANPSDYKKEVGVALETGFYF, encoded by the coding sequence ATGACTATTAAACCATCCTTACTTGCAACCGCGGTTGCTGCCATTTCAGCCCTGTCTGTACACACAGCGATGGCGACACCTTTTTTACCTATGGATGCCCGTGGACTTGCAATGGGTGACACTGGCGTTGCAAGCGCGAAACTTGCACATGCACCCGCATTTAACCCATCATTACTATCACAAGCTCGTAATGAAGATGACTTCGCCATTATCTTCCCATCGGTTGGTGTTGTGGTTGCCGATGAAGAAGAATTAATTGATTCAGCCAACGATATCTCTGATATTACCGTGCCAAAATTCGAAGATTTATTCGACGATGCTTCGAGTAATAACTTCAACAGTGCAGTCAATAATGTTCAAGCATCATCTACCGCTTTAGTTAATGAGTTGAATAGCCTAGGTAACAGTGATGGCCGAACTAATGCGCAAAAGGCCGATGACCTTCGTACCGCCAATCAAAATTTTGCCGATGATCTCGACGAAGTAAATAGCAAGTTAAGTGAAGTAAATAGCGTTACTAAGGAATTAACCGACTCGCTCAATTCTATTTCTGGTGATCCTATTCGTGGCCGCGCCGGTGTTGGCATGGCCGTCGCTATGCCGGGCAAAAAGTTTGCTGCCGCGCTCTCTGTGAATGCGGATGTACATTTTTCTGGCCGAACTATTTTTACTGGTACTGACCAAAATTTAATTACCGCATACGGTGTTGCTGCCCAAGGGTACGTTGATATTGCGCAGGCCATTCCAACCGACATTAATACACTGGCAGATGATGTTGAAGCTGGTGCAAGCCCAACCGATATTCAAACCGCCGCGACGAGTATTCAAGATAGTCTTGATGAATTCCAAAACTATACATCAGACGATGTAGAAACAGCCGATGGTTCTATTAAGATCTTTAATGGGGGTGATATTTCGAACGAAGCAGAAAACCCCAACTTAGACTCTCGGGTAGAAATTGTTGCCGTTGGTATTGCTGATGTTGGCTTAAGCTTCTCACGCGAATTTACTATTGCCGATCGTAAAGTGGCTATCGGCGTGACACCTAAGCTACAAACAATCGAGACATACCACTACATCACCGAAATGGACAACGAAGACGATATCGAAACCAGTGATATCGAAGACTCGCGTGCAACCTACAGTCACATCAACCTAGATATCGGTGCCTCAATGCGCCTTGGCGAAAACAACCAGTGGATGGTTGGTGTGGTTGCTAAAAATTTAATCTCTAAAGATTTTGATCTATCCGATGCTCCGGTGCGTGGCAGTTCAAATAATCTTGTTGTTGAAGGTGGCACTGTATCGCTTAAACCACAATTTCGTGCTGGTGTTTCCTACAGTAATAATTGGGTAACGGTTGCTGGTGATTTAGACCTAGTCGAAAACGACCCTATCGCTTACGAACAAGCGACTCAATATGCAGCCATCGGTGCTGAATTCGATTTATATGAAACCTTTCAAGTCAGAGCTGGCTACCGCACTAATTTAAGTGCAAGCAACAGTGAAGTTGTTTCACTCGGCTTTGGGTTGTCACCGTTCGGTGTCCATATCGATATTGCCGCACTGGCTAATCCAAGCGACTACAAGAAAGAAGTCGGCGTCGCACTTGAGACTGGATTCTATTTTTAA
- a CDS encoding SpoVR family protein, with protein sequence MSNYISTDSDWTFELLEEYDREIARVAAIYKLDTYPNQIEVISAEQMMDAYSSVGMPIGYNHWSYGKQFLSTQKSYKRGQMGLAYEIVINSNPCIAYLMEENTLPMQALVIAHACYGHNSFFKNNYLFRTWTDASSIIDYLVFAKNYVRKCEERHGQEEVERVLDACHALQNYGVDRYRRPSPISAAEERVRQQEREEIRQQQLNDLWRTIPLKKKDDAPRKRRQYPSEPQENLLYFLEKNAPLLDPWQRELIRIVRKVSQYFYPQRQTQVMNEGWATFWHYTILNHLYDEGKVNEGFMMEFLTSHTNVVFQPGFDSPYFNGINPYALGFNMFCDIKRICENPTDEDREWFPDIAGKDWLETVHFAMKNFKDESFIQQFLSPHLMREFHLFSIYDDDEAPTYKVGAIHNENGYRKLRETLARQYDLSMREPNIQIVSVDIEGDRSMTLRHIRQNSTPLSGDTYEVLKHLHSLWGFDIHLESWENDKKISRMSCPSITLDDL encoded by the coding sequence ATGAGCAACTATATCTCGACGGATTCTGATTGGACTTTTGAATTATTGGAGGAGTACGACCGCGAAATAGCACGAGTTGCTGCTATTTATAAGCTCGATACCTATCCGAACCAGATTGAAGTTATTAGCGCCGAACAAATGATGGATGCCTACTCTTCAGTGGGTATGCCAATTGGCTACAACCATTGGTCGTACGGCAAACAATTTTTATCTACGCAAAAAAGCTATAAGCGCGGCCAAATGGGGCTAGCTTACGAGATTGTTATTAACTCTAATCCTTGTATCGCCTACTTAATGGAAGAGAACACGCTTCCTATGCAAGCATTGGTTATCGCTCATGCTTGTTACGGTCATAACTCATTTTTTAAAAACAATTATTTATTCCGCACATGGACTGATGCCAGTTCGATTATTGATTACTTAGTATTCGCCAAAAATTATGTACGCAAATGCGAAGAGCGCCACGGGCAGGAAGAGGTGGAGCGAGTGCTTGATGCTTGCCACGCTTTGCAAAACTACGGCGTCGATCGCTACAGAAGACCGTCGCCGATATCTGCAGCGGAAGAACGCGTACGTCAGCAAGAGCGTGAAGAAATTCGCCAGCAACAATTAAACGATTTATGGCGCACTATTCCATTAAAGAAAAAAGATGATGCCCCACGTAAGCGCCGTCAGTATCCGTCGGAACCGCAAGAAAACTTGCTATATTTCCTCGAAAAAAATGCGCCTCTACTCGACCCTTGGCAACGTGAACTGATCCGTATAGTACGCAAAGTATCTCAATACTTTTATCCACAACGCCAAACTCAAGTGATGAATGAAGGTTGGGCAACCTTTTGGCATTACACCATCCTTAACCATCTGTACGACGAAGGTAAGGTCAACGAAGGCTTTATGATGGAGTTTTTAACTTCTCATACCAACGTTGTGTTCCAGCCTGGGTTCGACTCGCCCTATTTCAATGGCATTAACCCCTATGCTCTAGGGTTTAATATGTTTTGCGATATTAAAAGGATTTGTGAAAATCCAACGGATGAAGATCGTGAATGGTTCCCTGACATTGCTGGAAAGGACTGGTTAGAAACAGTCCATTTCGCTATGAAGAACTTCAAAGATGAAAGTTTCATTCAACAGTTTTTATCCCCGCACCTAATGCGTGAATTTCATTTATTTAGTATTTACGATGATGATGAAGCACCAACCTATAAAGTTGGCGCAATTCACAATGAAAATGGATATCGAAAACTGCGTGAAACCCTAGCGCGGCAATACGATTTATCCATGCGCGAACCTAACATCCAAATCGTATCGGTAGATATAGAAGGCGATCGCTCTATGACGCTGCGTCACATACGGCAAAATAGTACACCGTTGTCGGGCGATACCTACGAGGTATTAAAGCATCTGCACAGTTTATGGGGATTCGACATACATTTAGAATCGTGGGAAAACGACAAGAAAATAAGTCGCATGAGCTGTCCGTCTATTACCTTGGATGATTTATAG
- the folK gene encoding 2-amino-4-hydroxy-6-hydroxymethyldihydropteridine diphosphokinase: MARVFLGIGANLDPMMNIRMGLARLAQDFKVVQVSPWYQSPALGFSGPDFINLVIEIESNMSVADLSAQLKQIETDFGRAANAVKYSSRALDVDILLVDDLCGEFDGIELPRNDIWQCAFVLKPLLDLVPKAICPKSGETFASYWPAVANQTLQLIVSDTKAQKSARSSR, encoded by the coding sequence ATGGCGCGGGTATTTTTAGGTATTGGCGCGAATCTCGATCCTATGATGAATATTCGCATGGGCTTAGCGCGTCTTGCGCAGGATTTTAAAGTAGTGCAAGTCTCGCCTTGGTATCAATCGCCAGCGCTTGGTTTTTCTGGCCCAGACTTTATTAATCTTGTTATCGAAATAGAATCAAACATGTCAGTGGCTGATTTATCAGCGCAGCTTAAGCAAATAGAAACGGATTTTGGCCGCGCTGCAAATGCAGTGAAGTATTCTTCTCGCGCTTTAGATGTTGATATTTTGTTGGTCGATGATTTGTGTGGTGAGTTCGATGGTATTGAATTACCGCGCAACGATATTTGGCAATGCGCTTTTGTTTTAAAGCCGTTGTTGGATTTAGTTCCTAAGGCAATTTGCCCTAAGAGTGGTGAAACTTTTGCTAGCTATTGGCCTGCTGTGGCAAACCAAACGCTGCAGTTAATTGTGAGCGACACTAAGGCGCAAAAATCTGCGCGTTCATCGCGGTAA
- a CDS encoding LPP20 family lipoprotein, giving the protein MKQSGVAAKLLVSVLGVATIFGLQGCSDALIQDGNYVEQPEAYFQPVEQEIDPVAPMVLRVVGYGATDTTDSKKSEVQRRLMAIRASKMDAYRSMAERVYGTSVQGSTTVRDMVVLNDRFRSYVETYMHGARVVSSDVMPDGSVETVLEMIIDQGFRNCLQTADSQRFNVDCRVPLGGQSANNFASSQRQRVQGEASVPEGGFYFIE; this is encoded by the coding sequence ATGAAACAGTCAGGTGTCGCCGCTAAATTGCTGGTGTCGGTGTTAGGAGTTGCCACGATTTTCGGTTTGCAGGGGTGTTCTGATGCACTCATTCAGGATGGTAATTACGTCGAGCAGCCGGAAGCCTATTTTCAACCTGTCGAACAAGAAATTGATCCTGTTGCTCCTATGGTGCTGCGCGTTGTAGGGTACGGCGCTACGGATACTACTGATTCTAAGAAAAGCGAAGTACAGCGTCGCTTGATGGCTATTCGTGCATCAAAAATGGATGCCTATCGCTCGATGGCAGAACGCGTATATGGGACTTCTGTTCAAGGTAGTACCACAGTGCGCGACATGGTCGTATTGAATGATCGCTTCCGCTCTTATGTTGAGACCTATATGCATGGCGCTCGCGTTGTGTCCTCCGATGTGATGCCCGATGGCAGTGTCGAAACTGTGTTGGAAATGATCATAGATCAAGGGTTCCGTAACTGTTTACAAACCGCAGATAGCCAGCGTTTTAATGTTGACTGTCGGGTTCCCCTTGGTGGCCAGAGTGCAAATAACTTTGCCTCGAGTCAACGTCAACGCGTGCAAGGTGAAGCGAGTGTGCCCGAGGGCGGCTTCTACTTTATTGAGTAA
- a CDS encoding multifunctional CCA addition/repair protein, whose amino-acid sequence MAVALATAIFFELENLMQIYLVGGAVRDRLLNIPIKDRDWMVVGATPDELISQGFEQVGADFPVFLHPQTHEEYALARTERKSGKGYQGFDCRFSPDVTLEDDLQRRDLTINAMAQDDDGTIIDPYGGQQDLTQRLLRHVSPAFSEDPLRVLRVARFAARFAPLGFTVAEDTMRLMQRMVSDGELDHLVAERVWQETQRAISEAQPEVYFEVLRTCGALKVWFPELDVLFGVPQPEAHHPEIDTGVHALMSLTAASKMSTDIAVRWAALIHDLGKGLTPPEEWPRHIAHERRGIKPIKALNKRVKAPNDASTLALLSSEWHTHVHRAFELRGETLLKLFDGLDAWRKPERFEQFLIVCSADARGRTGLEDTSYPQAEYCREAFKEALSINAQDMIKQGLQGAEIRAGLTKARGQHLQQWKENQLPR is encoded by the coding sequence ATGGCTGTTGCATTAGCAACAGCCATTTTTTTTGAACTTGAGAACCTAATGCAGATTTACTTGGTGGGCGGTGCCGTTCGCGATCGATTACTTAATATTCCAATCAAAGACCGGGATTGGATGGTCGTTGGCGCAACACCAGATGAATTAATTAGCCAAGGATTTGAACAAGTCGGCGCTGACTTCCCAGTATTTTTGCATCCGCAAACTCACGAAGAATATGCGCTCGCACGAACCGAAAGAAAATCCGGTAAAGGTTATCAAGGCTTCGACTGCCGTTTCTCACCCGACGTTACCTTAGAAGACGATTTGCAACGGCGCGACCTCACCATCAATGCTATGGCTCAAGATGATGACGGTACCATTATTGACCCTTACGGTGGCCAACAAGATTTAACGCAGCGCCTTCTACGCCATGTTTCGCCCGCCTTCAGCGAAGACCCCTTACGCGTACTCAGGGTAGCAAGATTCGCAGCTCGTTTTGCGCCTTTAGGCTTTACGGTCGCCGAGGACACTATGCGCTTAATGCAGCGAATGGTAAGCGACGGTGAGCTCGATCATTTAGTGGCCGAACGGGTATGGCAAGAAACTCAGCGCGCCATAAGTGAAGCCCAACCGGAGGTCTACTTTGAGGTGTTGAGGACTTGCGGAGCTTTAAAAGTCTGGTTCCCTGAACTCGACGTTCTATTTGGCGTGCCGCAACCCGAGGCACATCATCCTGAAATTGATACAGGCGTGCATGCGCTGATGTCTCTAACGGCCGCTAGTAAAATGTCGACAGATATTGCGGTGCGCTGGGCTGCGCTGATTCACGATCTGGGTAAAGGCTTAACACCACCAGAAGAATGGCCACGACATATTGCTCATGAACGACGTGGCATTAAACCCATTAAAGCATTAAATAAACGAGTAAAAGCCCCAAACGATGCCAGTACCTTAGCGCTGTTGAGCAGCGAGTGGCACACGCATGTGCATCGCGCCTTTGAATTACGTGGTGAAACTTTACTGAAATTATTCGATGGCTTAGATGCTTGGCGCAAACCTGAACGCTTTGAACAGTTTTTAATTGTTTGCAGCGCCGATGCGAGAGGTCGCACGGGACTGGAGGATACATCCTATCCGCAAGCGGAATACTGCCGCGAGGCGTTTAAAGAAGCATTAAGCATTAACGCACAAGATATGATCAAGCAAGGACTACAAGGCGCAGAAATTCGCGCAGGACTGACGAAAGCGCGTGGGCAGCATTTACAACAATGGAAAGAAAATCAGTTACCGCGATGA